One Chlorobaculum limnaeum genomic window carries:
- the mtaB gene encoding tRNA (N(6)-L-threonylcarbamoyladenosine(37)-C(2))-methylthiotransferase MtaB produces the protein MKQKSVAAVTLGCKVNYAESSSIVDTLVSEGWQLHAIDDGADVIIIHTCAVTGEAERKSRQQIRKIIRNHPQSRVGVIGCYAQLDPERIAAIEGVSFVLGTTDKFATEWYGYESLPTDPVPLVKVSPSDQAKIAHPACSILSRPEKGRTRAFLKIQDGCSFGCAYCSIPLARGRSRSVTLPEVLDRARRIADAGYREIVLTGINIADFRDGDIRLADLLRRLETIDVCRIRVSSIEPQLLDDELIDIVASSAKIMPHFHLPLQSGSDKVLQAMRRHYDTAFYRERLVKAVSSIEGCAVGADVMVGYPGESEQDFAGMCRFIEELPVAYLHVFKCSPRPRTSLFAEIAGKKLIRVPSAEASSRAARLGEIGEKIERRFAEAFIGSRLKVLFEESGALPGGVMRWSGYSENYLRVSVDTGADFSAGELRGRVREVIVDGFGEGLQLRGRLLS, from the coding sequence ATGAAACAGAAAAGTGTTGCTGCTGTAACTCTTGGTTGTAAAGTGAATTATGCAGAGTCATCCTCCATAGTCGATACGCTGGTTTCTGAAGGATGGCAATTGCATGCAATCGATGATGGGGCTGATGTTATTATTATTCATACCTGCGCCGTTACCGGTGAAGCGGAGCGGAAGTCGAGGCAACAGATTCGCAAAATCATAAGAAATCATCCACAAAGCAGAGTCGGAGTGATCGGTTGCTACGCGCAGCTCGATCCGGAACGGATTGCTGCTATCGAGGGCGTTTCATTCGTGCTTGGCACGACCGACAAATTCGCAACTGAATGGTACGGATATGAATCCTTGCCGACTGATCCCGTCCCCTTGGTTAAGGTCTCTCCATCCGATCAGGCGAAAATCGCTCATCCGGCCTGTTCGATACTTTCCCGGCCTGAAAAGGGCAGAACCAGAGCATTCCTGAAAATACAGGATGGTTGCAGTTTTGGTTGCGCTTATTGCTCGATTCCGCTCGCCAGAGGGCGTTCTCGTTCAGTAACGCTTCCTGAGGTGCTCGACAGGGCGCGAAGGATTGCCGATGCCGGCTATCGCGAAATCGTGCTTACCGGCATCAACATCGCCGATTTCCGGGATGGTGATATCCGGCTCGCTGATCTGCTCAGGCGTCTGGAAACTATCGATGTCTGCCGGATTCGAGTCAGCTCGATCGAGCCGCAACTGCTCGATGACGAATTGATCGACATCGTGGCGTCTTCCGCCAAAATCATGCCCCATTTCCACCTGCCATTGCAGAGCGGCTCCGACAAGGTGCTTCAGGCCATGAGGCGGCACTACGATACAGCATTCTATCGCGAACGGCTCGTGAAGGCGGTTTCGTCGATCGAAGGATGCGCTGTCGGCGCGGATGTGATGGTGGGTTATCCCGGTGAAAGCGAGCAGGATTTCGCGGGGATGTGCCGTTTCATCGAGGAGTTGCCGGTTGCGTACCTGCATGTTTTTAAATGTTCGCCCAGGCCGCGCACCAGCCTTTTCGCGGAAATCGCCGGAAAGAAGCTGATCCGCGTACCTTCCGCAGAAGCGTCGTCGAGAGCGGCCCGGCTTGGCGAGATCGGTGAAAAGATCGAGCGGCGCTTTGCCGAAGCATTCATCGGAAGCCGTCTGAAGGTGCTTTTCGAAGAGTCCGGGGCGCTTCCCGGAGGAGTGATGCGCTGGAGCGGGTACAGCGAGAATTACCTCCGGGTGAGTGTCGATACCGGAGCGGATTTCAGCGCCGGGGAGTTGAGGGGGCGGGTTCGTGAGGTGATCGTCGATGGCTTTGGCGAGGGTTTGCAATTAAGGGGCAGACTCTTATCTTGA